Genomic window (Flavobacteriales bacterium):
ATTTGACTGAACGAAAAATATCCGACCGTGGGGCAGCGCTGATAAGAGCGTGAAGCGTCTTATCGAAAGGACCCTGGATCAAGCGCCTTTCGGACCATGATCATCTCCTATTTGACAAGCGGCGTGCAAGCGTCTTGGCTGTGGCGGCAAGCACCTGCCGGTATGTACATTAGGTGTTCGGATCTTATCGTGTGAAGTCCGAAGACTTGCGGCAGCGGTGGGCTCCCTTTCTCCGTTGCTCGAACTGGTCGCCGGACCACCCCGCGCCGTCGCCGACTCGGCCTTCGTAGCCACTTCGGCGAAGTAGGCACCGGCTATGGCTAAATACGACCGCCCTCTCCTTTTAAGGAAGGAGGGGAGACGACTCACTGATACGGATCGTTTGAAAGACGATAGGTTTTCCCTCCTTGAAGGAAGGAGGGGAGACAGTACTGTTGCCGTGGATCTTCTCGTGCTTGCATCCTCCGGTTATCTTCGCCGCGCTATGCAGGCGCTCACCATTCTGGAGTCCACCGCCTTTGACCTGACGGTGCAGCGCCTTTGCCATCAATTGATCGAGGACCGCGGGCACTTGGGCGATACGGCGTTGATCGGCCTGCAGCCCCGCGGGGTGTTCTTCGCGCGGCGCCTGCGGAACGAACTGCTCCGCATCACTGGTGAGAAGGAGATCACTTACGGAGAACTGGACATCACCTTCCACCGCGATGATTTCCGTGAACGCGCCGTTACGGCGATCCCCGGCACCACGGAGCTGGACTTCAGCTTGGACGGCCGCCGTGTAGTGCTGATCGACGATGTGCTCTACACGGGCCGTACCATCCGTGCCGGCCTGGACGCCATGCTCGCCTTCGGCCGTCCGCGCTCGGTGGAACTGATGGTCTTCATCGATCGCCGCTTCAGCCGGGAATTGCCCATCCAACCGGATTTCACGGGCCGTTCCGTGGACAGCATCGATGGGCAACACGTCACGGTGGAGTGGAAGGAGAGCGATGGCGTGGACCGTGTTTCCCTGAACCAAGTGGAGCTATGAGCGACCTGCTGAGCACCGGCCACCTCTTAGGGATCGATGACCTGACGGCAGCGGACATCGAGCTGATCTTCCGCACGGCGGACGGCTTCAAGGAGGTGCTCTCGCGGCCGATCAAGAAGGTGCCTTCGTTGCGCGACATCACCATCGCCAACCTTTTCTTCGAGAACAGCACGCGCACCCGCATCAGCTTCGAGCTGGCGGAAAAGCGCCTCAGCGCGGACGTGGTGAACTTCAGCAGCAGCAGCAGCAGCACCAAGAAAGGGGAGACCTTGATCGACACGGTGAACAACATCCTGTCCATGAAGGTGGACATGGTGGTGATGCGCCACCCGGACCCCGGCGCGGCGGTCTTCTTGAGCCGGCATGTGGGCGCGCGCATCGTGAACGCGGGTGACGGCGCGCACGAGCATCCGACGCAGGCATTGCTGGACGCCTACAGCATCCGCGAAAGACTCGGGAAGGTGAAGGGCGTGAAAGTGGCGATCGTGGGCGACATCCTGCATTCGCGCGTGGCCTTGAGCAACATCCTCTGCCTGCGGAAGCTGGGCGCGGAAGTGATGCTCTGCGGCCCCACCACCCTGATGCCGCGGTACGCCAAGGAATTAGGCGTGCAGGTGACCCACGACCTGGATGAGGCCCTGCGCTGGTGCGACGTGGCGAACATGCTGCGGATCCAGCTGGAGCGCCAGGGCAGCGACGGGGTGGCGAACTTCCCGTCCCTGCGGGAATACGCCATGATGTTCGGTTTGGACCGGAAGCGATACGACGCCATTGGCAAGGAGGTGGTGATCATGCACCCGGGGCCGATCAACCGCGGTGTGGAGATCACCAGCGAGATGGCGGACAGCGCCAGCAGCATCATTCTGGAACAGGTGGAGAACGGCGTGGCGGTACGGATGGCGGTGCTTTTCCTGCTGGCGGGCGGGCTGGACCGCGCGGGCCGTTCCTGATCCGGCCGGAAGGGATCCCCGGACGCTTTTTTGTTGTCCTCGGCCTCTTTGGTCCGGAGGAGAAGCCGCTCCTGACTTGGCAGTATGAACGTTGGGCTGTCCATTGATTATTCAGGGGTACTGCACATTTCCATTGCCATGGCTGATTATCTTTGACCGCAACGCTTGCAAAAGGCAACGCACATGAACTTCACCATAGCCAACAAGGACAAGTACACGCTGGTCTCCACCAATGTGGACAAGCTCGATACCACTTGCGCGCCGGAGCTCAAGAGCGAACTGGTCTATTTGAACAAGACCAATGTGCGCAACATCATCATCGACATGGGCAAAACGCGCTATTGCGACAGCTCCGGACTGAGCGCCCTGTTGGTGGCCAACCGGCTGTGCAAGGGTGTCAATGGTTCCTTGGTGATCTGCGCGTTGCAGGAGCCGGTGATGAAGCTGGTGCAGATCAGCCAGTTGGAAAGCGTGCTGTCCATCACCCCGACGGTGGAGGAAGCCGTGGACCTGCTGTACATGGAAGAGATCGAAAAAGACGTCAAAAAAGAAGACTGAAAACATGATGAGAACCCTACTCTTAGCCACCCTCGCAGCGGCCTCTTTGAACTCCTTCGCCCAGTGCATCCCGAACGCCCTTTACACGGACAGCGTGTACGGCGTATGGCCGGACACCACAGCGGATTTCGCCCCCGGTATGATAGGCGTGTTCTATAGCGATACGCTCAACTTGCTGGTGCCTTCGGATGCCGGACTGATCGACCCGCTCTTTTCCGGGTTCACCGTGGATTCGGTGCGCTTGGACCAGCTGTCCGGACTTCCCCCCGGGGTCACCGTAGGCTGTAACTCACAGACCGGTGCGGCCTGCACCTACCTGTCCAGCCAAGTGGGCTGCGGCCTGTTGGAAGGAACACCGACACAAGT
Coding sequences:
- the pyrR gene encoding bifunctional pyr operon transcriptional regulator/uracil phosphoribosyltransferase PyrR; this encodes MQALTILESTAFDLTVQRLCHQLIEDRGHLGDTALIGLQPRGVFFARRLRNELLRITGEKEITYGELDITFHRDDFRERAVTAIPGTTELDFSLDGRRVVLIDDVLYTGRTIRAGLDAMLAFGRPRSVELMVFIDRRFSRELPIQPDFTGRSVDSIDGQHVTVEWKESDGVDRVSLNQVEL
- a CDS encoding aspartate carbamoyltransferase catalytic subunit, whose product is MSDLLSTGHLLGIDDLTAADIELIFRTADGFKEVLSRPIKKVPSLRDITIANLFFENSTRTRISFELAEKRLSADVVNFSSSSSSTKKGETLIDTVNNILSMKVDMVVMRHPDPGAAVFLSRHVGARIVNAGDGAHEHPTQALLDAYSIRERLGKVKGVKVAIVGDILHSRVALSNILCLRKLGAEVMLCGPTTLMPRYAKELGVQVTHDLDEALRWCDVANMLRIQLERQGSDGVANFPSLREYAMMFGLDRKRYDAIGKEVVIMHPGPINRGVEITSEMADSASSIILEQVENGVAVRMAVLFLLAGGLDRAGRS
- a CDS encoding STAS domain-containing protein, coding for MNFTIANKDKYTLVSTNVDKLDTTCAPELKSELVYLNKTNVRNIIIDMGKTRYCDSSGLSALLVANRLCKGVNGSLVICALQEPVMKLVQISQLESVLSITPTVEEAVDLLYMEEIEKDVKKED